A region of Pseudomonas saponiphila DNA encodes the following proteins:
- a CDS encoding site-specific integrase: MAKFAKPAKQAASVMKSLQGTHIRSVGTVRNYEQCLVRITTYLQEHRLGSLREVTPARALEYLQQRATFVGQKTLDMERQALQAMMQHVTHQLPPGQTLEVIRSTATSRMGTTNHPTLGRRLADQARAYNREQMTLIAARQAPHNALATEIAHAAGLRAHELLGLRRTHQRVPDQRPAHGMKFSGIREMTISYTVHGKGGLIREVRIPIPLAQRLERTRLAEPRIVKDRGINYQQFYGIGGGQPWSKSVSAASKGALGWSNGAHGLRHTYAQERMATLQRHLTRKQALAVVSQEMGHFRPEITEVYLR, from the coding sequence GTGGCTAAGTTTGCCAAGCCTGCGAAACAAGCCGCGTCCGTGATGAAAAGCCTCCAAGGCACCCACATCCGCTCAGTCGGCACCGTTCGCAACTATGAGCAATGTTTGGTGCGCATTACCACTTACCTTCAAGAGCATCGACTAGGCAGCCTCCGTGAAGTGACACCTGCCCGTGCTCTTGAATACCTCCAGCAACGTGCAACGTTCGTTGGCCAGAAAACCTTGGACATGGAGCGCCAAGCCCTCCAAGCCATGATGCAGCATGTCACTCATCAGCTACCGCCAGGACAAACCCTGGAGGTAATCAGGAGCACCGCGACAAGTCGCATGGGAACGACAAACCATCCCACTTTGGGTCGCAGGCTTGCTGATCAGGCAAGAGCATACAACCGCGAGCAAATGACATTGATTGCAGCTCGCCAAGCTCCGCATAACGCACTGGCGACAGAGATTGCGCACGCCGCCGGCCTTCGTGCTCATGAGTTACTCGGCCTTCGCAGAACGCACCAACGCGTGCCGGATCAACGTCCGGCGCACGGAATGAAGTTTTCAGGAATTCGCGAGATGACTATCAGCTACACCGTCCACGGCAAGGGTGGGCTAATCCGCGAAGTACGTATTCCGATTCCCCTAGCCCAACGGCTGGAAAGAACACGGTTGGCAGAGCCACGAATCGTTAAAGATCGAGGAATCAACTACCAACAGTTTTACGGGATTGGCGGCGGTCAGCCGTGGAGCAAAAGTGTTAGTGCAGCTTCCAAAGGAGCGCTCGGCTGGTCGAACGGCGCACATGGACTGCGGCATACCTACGCCCAGGAGCGCATGGCGACATTGCAACGCCACTTAACGCGAAAACAGGCTCTGGCGGTGGTTTCACAGGAAATGGGCCACTTCCGGCCAGAAATTACAGAGGTCTATCTGCGTTGA
- the istB gene encoding IS21-like element IS1474 family helper ATPase IstB, with protein sequence MMPQHTLNQLHQLRLDGMARALEEQWTLPASHSLSFDERLGLLLDRELAWRDNQRLVRLRKKAKLKYANACLEDLDRRTGRALDERLIATLASGDWIRQQHNLLLTGPTGAGKTWLACALGNQACRQGYSTLYLRTPRLLEQLRIAHGDGSFGRTLQQLAKVDVLVLDDWALAPLEEGARHDLLEVIDDRAGSRSTILTSQLPIEHWHGWINDPTLADAILDRLVHNAYRLTMKGESLRRKKAEEQAAS encoded by the coding sequence ATGATGCCGCAACACACCCTGAATCAACTGCACCAGCTACGCCTGGACGGCATGGCCCGCGCCCTGGAAGAGCAATGGACGCTGCCGGCCAGCCACAGCCTGAGCTTCGATGAACGCCTCGGCCTACTGCTCGACCGCGAACTGGCCTGGCGTGACAACCAGCGCCTGGTACGGCTGCGCAAGAAGGCCAAGCTCAAGTACGCCAACGCCTGCCTGGAAGATCTCGACCGCCGCACCGGACGCGCCCTGGACGAGCGTCTGATCGCCACCCTGGCCAGTGGCGACTGGATCCGCCAGCAGCACAACCTGCTGCTGACCGGCCCGACCGGTGCCGGCAAAACCTGGCTGGCCTGCGCCCTGGGCAACCAGGCCTGCCGCCAGGGCTATAGCACCCTGTACCTGCGCACCCCGCGCCTGCTGGAACAACTGCGCATCGCTCATGGCGACGGCAGCTTCGGCCGTACCCTGCAACAGCTGGCAAAGGTCGACGTCCTGGTGCTGGACGACTGGGCGCTAGCCCCGCTGGAGGAAGGAGCCCGGCATGACCTGCTGGAGGTGATCGACGACCGCGCTGGCAGCCGCTCCACCATCCTGACGAGCCAACTGCCCATCGAGCACTGGCACGGCTGGATCAACGACCCGACCCTGGCCGATGCCATCCTCGACCGCCTGGTGCACAACGCCTACCGACTGACGATGAAAGGCGAGTCGCTGCGCCGAAAAAAAGCCGAGGAACAAGCCGCATCGTGA
- the trfA gene encoding plasmid replication initiator TrfA: MYYTGVLLDQGDLDVWETVLHLARMQELGSECRVTAYRLLKVLGKTDTGKNRKILDKHISRLKATALQIKVGRFSYEGSFINEVYRAQDERSERIYVIRLNPKLHVLFNGDQYTNVNWSIRQALHGKPLAQWVHGFYSTHARSYDYKVETLHQLCGSRASSLSDFKKDLRRSLEAVVRASTAEGQPFSYLLEGNLVKVKTSPSASQLRHLAKKR, from the coding sequence ATTTATTATACAGGTGTGCTACTTGATCAAGGTGATCTGGATGTTTGGGAAACGGTGTTGCACCTAGCGAGAATGCAAGAGTTGGGTTCGGAGTGCAGGGTGACAGCGTATAGACTTCTGAAAGTTCTGGGTAAAACAGATACGGGGAAAAATAGAAAAATTTTAGATAAGCATATTAGTAGGCTTAAGGCTACCGCCTTGCAGATTAAAGTGGGAAGGTTTTCATATGAGGGGAGTTTTATAAATGAGGTATATCGTGCCCAGGATGAACGGAGCGAACGTATATACGTCATTCGGTTGAATCCTAAACTTCATGTGCTGTTTAATGGGGATCAGTACACCAATGTGAACTGGTCTATTCGCCAAGCGCTACATGGAAAGCCACTTGCTCAATGGGTGCACGGTTTTTATTCGACGCATGCTAGGTCCTATGATTACAAGGTTGAGACTTTACATCAGCTATGCGGGAGTCGTGCGAGCTCTTTATCTGACTTCAAAAAAGATTTGCGGCGGTCTCTTGAAGCTGTAGTGCGTGCGAGCACCGCAGAAGGACAGCCGTTTAGTTATCTTTTGGAAGGGAATCTAGTGAAAGTTAAAACTAGCCCAAGCGCTTCTCAGCTGCGTCATTTGGCCAAAAAGCGCTAA
- the istA gene encoding IS21 family transposase, translated as MAAPRVAMRNIKECLRLKFEAGLSHEKIARALQLSKGVVSKYIAAARVAGLDWPALVAMDEAALAAALFAPTSTNKPRGERVLPDVLSIHRELRRKGVTLQLLWEEYLAAHAGQPTYRYTQFVEHYRRYAQTLKRSMRQLHRAGEKLFIDYAGPTLPVVDPATGEVRRAHIFVAALGASNYTYACATPGETQVDWLTSLGQALTYFGGVPEMVVPDNPRALVAQPDRYEPGLNRATLECARHYQTVILPARPRKPQDKAKAEVAVQVVERWIMARLRHRQFFSLHALNQAIAELLEDLNRRPFKRLDGCRRDWFERLDRPALRALPVHPYEVATFKRCKVSIDYHIEVNGSFYSVPSALARQNVDVRLTAHTLEVLHGNRRVASHLLLGRRGAYSTQREHMPAAHQAHREWTPQRLLDWGARIGPYTRQLIDHQLTHKPHPEMGYRACLGLLSLARRYGNARLEAAAERAVHLRAFTGRSVRNLLQQGLDQQPLPQRAAETTLPGDHENVRGADYYQPPQQELFDDAATHPESTAPATPGRHGPRPGRAMDAAGQPQPELR; from the coding sequence ATGGCGGCGCCGCGAGTAGCCATGCGAAACATCAAAGAATGTCTGCGCCTCAAGTTTGAGGCCGGCTTGTCCCACGAGAAGATTGCCCGTGCCTTGCAGCTGTCCAAGGGCGTGGTTAGCAAGTACATCGCGGCGGCGCGGGTGGCCGGGCTGGACTGGCCGGCGCTGGTGGCCATGGACGAGGCCGCGCTGGCGGCCGCCTTGTTTGCACCGACGTCGACGAACAAGCCGCGCGGTGAGCGAGTGCTGCCCGATGTGCTGAGCATCCACCGCGAGTTGCGACGCAAGGGCGTGACCTTGCAGCTGCTGTGGGAGGAATATCTCGCCGCGCATGCGGGCCAGCCGACCTACCGCTACACCCAGTTCGTCGAGCACTACCGGCGCTACGCCCAGACGCTCAAACGTTCGATGCGTCAGCTGCACCGTGCGGGCGAGAAGCTATTCATCGACTATGCCGGGCCGACGCTGCCGGTGGTCGACCCGGCCACCGGCGAAGTGCGCCGGGCGCACATCTTCGTCGCCGCCCTGGGCGCCTCGAATTACACCTATGCCTGCGCGACGCCAGGCGAAACCCAGGTGGACTGGCTGACCTCGCTGGGCCAGGCTCTGACCTACTTTGGCGGCGTGCCGGAAATGGTTGTGCCGGACAATCCGCGCGCCCTGGTCGCCCAGCCGGATCGCTACGAGCCGGGCCTGAACCGGGCCACGCTGGAGTGCGCGCGTCATTACCAGACGGTGATCCTGCCGGCACGGCCACGCAAGCCTCAGGACAAGGCCAAGGCCGAGGTGGCGGTGCAGGTGGTCGAGCGCTGGATCATGGCGCGGCTGCGCCATCGGCAGTTCTTCAGCCTGCATGCGCTTAACCAGGCCATCGCCGAGCTGCTGGAGGATCTGAATCGGCGCCCGTTCAAGCGGCTCGATGGCTGCCGGCGCGACTGGTTCGAGCGCCTGGATCGCCCGGCCTTGCGAGCGCTGCCGGTGCATCCCTACGAGGTCGCCACCTTCAAGCGCTGCAAGGTCAGCATCGACTACCACATCGAGGTCAATGGCAGCTTCTACAGCGTGCCCTCCGCCCTGGCCCGGCAGAACGTGGACGTGCGACTGACGGCACACACCCTGGAAGTGCTGCATGGCAACCGGCGGGTGGCCAGCCACCTGCTGCTGGGGCGACGCGGCGCTTACAGTACCCAGCGCGAGCACATGCCCGCGGCGCACCAGGCGCATCGCGAATGGACGCCACAACGCCTGCTCGACTGGGGCGCGCGGATCGGCCCCTACACGCGCCAACTGATCGATCACCAACTGACCCACAAGCCGCACCCGGAGATGGGCTACCGCGCCTGCCTCGGCCTGCTCTCGCTGGCCCGGCGCTATGGCAATGCACGCCTGGAAGCCGCTGCCGAACGTGCCGTACACCTGCGCGCCTTCACCGGGCGCAGCGTGCGCAACCTGCTCCAGCAAGGCCTGGATCAACAGCCGCTGCCCCAGCGTGCCGCCGAAACGACCTTACCCGGCGACCACGAGAACGTCCGTGGCGCCGACTACTACCAACCCCCGCAACAGGAGCTGTTCGATGATGCCGCAACACACCCTGAATCAACTGCACCAGCTACGCCTGGACGGCATGGCCCGCGCCCTGGAAGAGCAATGGACGCTGCCGGCCAGCCACAGCCTGAGCTTCGATGA